A genome region from Fervidobacterium changbaicum includes the following:
- a CDS encoding carboxymuconolactone decarboxylase family protein: MSEGTFNTLEEFKKFRERMNKEILDRGTINTKRFWNLDGAVYREGAIEPKYKELMGLVASMVLRCDDCITYHMIRCAELGVTDEEFFETFDIALIVGGSIVIPHLRRAVNTLLEIRRLQLNGESVSI; encoded by the coding sequence ATGTCAGAAGGTACATTCAACACACTGGAAGAGTTTAAGAAATTCAGGGAACGCATGAATAAAGAAATCCTCGACCGTGGAACGATAAACACCAAGCGATTTTGGAATCTCGATGGTGCAGTCTACCGAGAAGGTGCAATTGAACCGAAATATAAAGAACTGATGGGGCTGGTTGCTTCTATGGTTCTAAGGTGCGATGATTGTATTACGTATCACATGATTCGATGTGCTGAGTTGGGAGTAACAGACGAGGAATTCTTTGAAACATTTGACATAGCGCTCATCGTTGGAGGTTCCATAGTTATACCGCACTTGAGAAGGGCGGTCAACACATTGCTAGAAATACGGAGGCTCCAGTTAAATGGCGAAAGCGTTTCTATTTGA
- a CDS encoding DegV family protein, whose product MAEKLKVKILVDSTSDFPKELIKPWDVDIVPLYVIWPDGTTEKDDTRDYQELKKFYDKLRTASELPKSSQPTVEDWEAKYEEAKKNGYDGVLVITISTAMSGTYNSAVLASKEVNIPVRVVDSKRASTAISPMVRYARELLDLGLNLDEVAEQLEKKIKAKGFGAFFYVQDFNFLVKGGRVSRFAGFVGSLLKIKVGIYIDDEGNMIPFTKARGTKAIHDELLKKAQEEGFPAGSTVDLYMVSCDNMDELKEIEEQLRKVYKVKNVYYTPTGKVISMHVGPGQTGFGIERY is encoded by the coding sequence ATGGCTGAGAAGTTGAAAGTTAAGATCTTGGTAGACAGTACATCGGATTTCCCGAAGGAGCTAATCAAACCTTGGGACGTTGATATTGTTCCTCTTTACGTGATCTGGCCAGACGGGACTACAGAAAAAGATGACACAAGAGATTACCAGGAGCTGAAGAAGTTCTACGATAAGCTTAGGACGGCATCAGAGCTGCCAAAAAGCTCACAACCAACAGTGGAAGATTGGGAGGCGAAATATGAAGAGGCAAAGAAGAACGGCTACGATGGTGTTTTAGTCATAACAATATCTACAGCGATGTCTGGTACGTACAATTCGGCAGTTCTGGCTTCTAAGGAAGTCAATATCCCCGTGCGTGTTGTGGATTCCAAGAGGGCTTCAACAGCCATATCGCCCATGGTCAGATATGCACGCGAACTTTTGGACCTTGGTTTGAATCTTGACGAGGTTGCAGAGCAACTCGAAAAGAAAATAAAAGCCAAAGGATTTGGCGCGTTCTTCTATGTTCAGGACTTCAACTTCCTTGTCAAAGGTGGAAGAGTTAGTAGATTCGCCGGATTTGTAGGTTCGTTACTGAAGATAAAGGTGGGAATATATATCGACGATGAGGGGAACATGATACCTTTTACAAAAGCAAGAGGCACAAAGGCCATTCACGATGAGCTGTTAAAAAAGGCCCAGGAAGAAGGATTCCCGGCAGGAAGTACCGTCGACTTGTACATGGTGAGTTGCGATAACATGGATGAACTCAAAGAAATAGAAGAACAATTGAGGAAGGTTTACAAAGTTAAGAACGTTTATTACACTCCAACAGGGAAAGTCATTTCCATGCATGTTGGACCAGGGCAGACAGGATTTGGTATAGAACGGTATTGA
- the radA gene encoding DNA repair protein RadA, which produces MPKVKTIYVCDKCGYESPKWFGKCPVCGEWNSAKEFQLKDSSSESKSIRNVDAGMMESHPRFFDLQTALERTEEQRIKTNIQAIDQLLNGGLVPGQVILLGGEPGVGKSTLALQICDAVARSQNQEEKYVYYVSGEESVHQVANRAKRLGIKNPRILISSETQIEDILKDMDPKKVRLLVVDSIQTLSSMDIDSPVGGVVQIKAVVEKVRIFSKKYNIPSLLIAHVTKEGVIAGPKLVEHVVDTVIYFEGERTTDYRILRVQKNRYGPSGEISVFQMTQEGLKSLSEDTLLNYSSTPGNVFTSVFEGSRPLNVQIQALVSRVKMASGRRISHGIDVRKVIIISAVLAKHLNLPLDFHDIYINVSGGLNITDPGCELAIAGAILSSFLDSYVGSVLMIGEIGLDGSVRPTVNVAKRIENAKKLQIERIIIPANLEYNQNNSKSALKIERVRSVKELFEIVVSNKA; this is translated from the coding sequence ATGCCAAAAGTAAAGACTATTTATGTATGTGATAAGTGCGGTTACGAGTCACCAAAATGGTTTGGAAAATGTCCAGTTTGCGGTGAATGGAACAGTGCAAAGGAATTTCAGTTGAAAGACTCTTCTTCGGAATCAAAAAGCATAAGAAATGTAGATGCGGGGATGATGGAATCTCATCCTCGCTTTTTTGATTTACAGACAGCTCTTGAAAGAACTGAAGAACAGAGAATCAAGACAAACATCCAAGCTATCGACCAACTACTGAATGGTGGGTTAGTTCCTGGGCAGGTCATATTACTGGGTGGTGAGCCTGGTGTTGGTAAGAGTACTTTAGCACTTCAAATATGCGATGCAGTTGCAAGAAGTCAAAATCAGGAAGAAAAATACGTCTACTATGTCTCAGGTGAAGAAAGTGTACATCAGGTTGCCAATCGTGCCAAAAGATTAGGGATTAAGAATCCTAGAATTCTAATTTCTTCGGAAACACAGATCGAGGATATTCTAAAAGACATGGACCCGAAAAAGGTAAGACTACTTGTGGTTGATTCGATACAAACACTTAGTAGTATGGATATAGATTCCCCGGTCGGTGGCGTTGTCCAGATAAAGGCCGTTGTTGAAAAGGTCAGGATCTTTTCAAAAAAGTACAACATCCCTTCTTTGCTTATTGCACATGTAACTAAAGAAGGTGTTATTGCAGGGCCAAAGCTTGTTGAACACGTTGTTGACACGGTGATATACTTTGAGGGTGAGCGAACAACTGATTACAGGATACTGAGAGTGCAGAAGAATAGGTACGGCCCAAGCGGTGAAATTTCTGTATTTCAAATGACCCAAGAAGGTTTAAAAAGTCTGTCTGAGGACACGCTTTTAAATTACTCAAGCACCCCCGGAAACGTGTTCACCAGTGTTTTTGAAGGGAGTAGGCCTTTAAATGTACAAATTCAAGCACTTGTCTCAAGGGTGAAGATGGCTTCCGGAAGAAGAATATCACACGGAATTGATGTCAGAAAGGTTATAATAATTTCGGCAGTTTTAGCGAAACATCTAAATTTACCGTTGGATTTCCACGATATTTACATAAACGTATCTGGTGGGCTAAATATCACAGACCCGGGTTGTGAACTGGCAATTGCAGGAGCTATACTATCGTCTTTTTTGGATTCTTATGTAGGAAGTGTCTTGATGATAGGGGAAATAGGACTGGATGGAAGTGTTCGACCAACGGTGAATGTTGCAAAGCGTATCGAAAATGCCAAGAAACTTCAGATCGAAAGGATAATTATCCCTGCTAACCTTGAATATAACCAGAACAACTCAAAATCTGCATTGAAAATAGAACGCGTAAGAAGTGTGAAAGAGCTTTTTGAAATTGTTGTATCCAATAAGGCATAG